The Gracilibacillus caseinilyticus genome segment GAGGTGAAAGAAGGGTTTGGTCTGAAGTCGATGAGAGAGAGACTTGCGCAAATTAACGGTTCACTTGAAATACAACAGTATGATCAACAATTTATCGTTAGAGGACAATTTCTGTTAGAGGAGGTTACGAGATGACCGATATATTACTAGCTGAAGATCAGGCGATTGTGAGGCAAGGTATTAAAATGATGTTAGAGACGGAACGTTCATTTACAGTTAAAGGAGAAGCGGAAAATGGGAAAGAAGCGTTGGCATTACGGGAGAAATACCATTTTGATTTGGCGCTGTTAGATATCCGGATGCCTGAAATGGATGGTCTGCAAACAGCAAAAGAATTATTAAGACGATTTCCTAAAATGAAAGTTTTGATACTGACAACATTTAATGACCAGGACTATGCCATTCAAGCTTTACGGTTAGGAGTACATGGATATTTACTAAAAGATGCGGAGGCAAACCAGCTTATTCACGCAATCAAGGATTGTATCGCGGGAGGCTTGCAGTTGCCTGGATTGGTTGCTCAAAAAGTGGTACCGGAATTATTAGAAAAACATGAAAAGAAAGTGATAGAATTAGATCACCATTTAACGAAACGGGAGATTGATATCCTTTCGCTATTAGGCGAAGGAAAAAGCAATAAAGAGATCGCTATAGCACTTTCACTATCTGCAGGCACAATCAAAAATCATATCACTCATATGCTGGATAAATTAGATCTGAGGGATCGCACGCAATTAGCCATTTATGCGATTCGAAATGGATTGATATAAAAAAGTGACGGAGGTCACGATTAGAATGAGAAGTGATGACGGAGGTCAGTGTTCGCACTGTCCTTTTTCACGTAGAATGAAAATAAAGATTGGGAGGAGGAAATGCAGCATGCTTGAAACAGATACGTTAAGAAAAGATTTCAAAAGTAAAGTGGCGGTTGATAATGTCAATCTCTATTTAAAACAAGGAGAATCAGTAGGCTTGCTTGGCCCGAATGGTGCTGGCAAATCCACGTTAATCTCGATGTTGGCAACCTTATTAAAGCCAACTTCAGGAACAGTGACATGGAATGGCGAAGATATACTAAAAAACACGAATGTGATTCGTCCAATTTTAGGAATGGTACCACAAGAAATTGCACTTTATAAAGAATTAACAGCGTATGAGAATGTTAAATTTTTTGGAAAAATATATGGTTTGAGAGGCAAAAGGCTTGAAGAACGAACACAAGCCGCCTTGGAACTAGTCGGTCTTGCTGATCGTCAGAAAGAATTAGTGAAGACATATTCTGGGGGTATGCAGCGCCGTATTAATATTGCGGTCGCCTTATTACATGAACCTGCGGTTATCATTATGGATGAGCCGACAGTAGGGATTGACCCACAATCACGATTTTATATTTTGGATATGGTCAAAAAGCTTAAAGAAGAAAAAGGAATGACCGTCCTGTACACCTCCCATTACATGGAAGAAGTGGAAAAGTTGTGTGATCGCATTTACATCATGGATCACGGTAAAATCATTGCGACTGGTTCAAAGGAAGAATTGATCAGCATTTTGTCTTCAGAAGAAATGATTAAGCTGGAGTTAGATCAAGCAACTGTTGCGTTTAAAGAAGCACTTCGAGCTCAAAAACACATTTTGAAAGTGACTGCTTGGGAAAAGGGACTGCAATTAGTTGTCTCCAAAAACAGTAGAAAGCTAGCGGCTATTTTTCGGTTGGCGGAGGAGCATCAAATTGCTGTTCATAGTGTACATGTTGCTGTTCCTTCATTGGAGGATGTGTTCCTTCATTTAACCGGGAGAAAACTGCGTGATTAGGAGGCAGGTTAATGATGGATTTTGTGAAGAAAGATATAATACTCCTGTTGCGTGATCGAACCGAGCTAATGGTGATGATCTTAATGCCGTTTGTATTAATGGTTATTCTAGGCTTTGCATTAGGTGGAGTCATGGGGGTGAACAACACTGGTGTAGATATTAACGTTGGTTTAATTGATAAAGATAACGAAGAACAAGGACAGAAGCAGTTTATTGATCAACTACAATCATCACCTGCATCAAAGGGGTTAGAGAATGCTGCACAAACATTAGCCCCCAAAACAATCTTGACGGAAGTACTGAAAGAAGATCTGAACGGGATTGTTACGGTTCAAACGATGAAAGAGGACGATGCTGAAGAAGCCATGGCAGCGCAAGAGATAGATGCTATAATCATTATTCCGAAAGATTTTACTTATAAGACGCTGACGAACATGCTCCTAGCCGAAAAAGTGACCAGTACGCTGGAAATTAGAAAAACAGAGCGCGCGCATTTTCAAGGGGATATTTTTCAAACGATCATAGAACAATTTACACACAGAATGAATGTGGAGGCAGCCATTGGCCAGATAAGACAAAAGAATTCTGTTGCATTAGAGGTCGAAAATACTAGACAGTACGAAACGGTAACCGATAAAGGACCAATATCGGCAATGGAATATTACACCACTGGGATGGCGGTGATGTTCGCATTCTATGTTGCATCAACGATAGCTGCTATGGCCTATCATGAAAAGAATCAACAAGTGGTGGAACGAATTTTATTATCAGGTAAGCACCCATTATATTTTTTATTAGGGAAAACGTTCACCACAATTGTGATAGTCTTCTGTCAAATATGCATTTTATTAGCGATATCTTCGATTATTTTACAATCCTTTCAACCTTATGACATAGACATGATCAGAAATATGCTATTGATTTCATTGGTTTATGCAATCACTGTAGGTTCTATAGCTAGTTTACTTGTAGCTTTAACTATTCGTTATCATGAACCATCGATTTCAGGAGTGTTCTCCAGTGGAATT includes the following:
- a CDS encoding ABC transporter ATP-binding protein translates to MLETDTLRKDFKSKVAVDNVNLYLKQGESVGLLGPNGAGKSTLISMLATLLKPTSGTVTWNGEDILKNTNVIRPILGMVPQEIALYKELTAYENVKFFGKIYGLRGKRLEERTQAALELVGLADRQKELVKTYSGGMQRRINIAVALLHEPAVIIMDEPTVGIDPQSRFYILDMVKKLKEEKGMTVLYTSHYMEEVEKLCDRIYIMDHGKIIATGSKEELISILSSEEMIKLELDQATVAFKEALRAQKHILKVTAWEKGLQLVVSKNSRKLAAIFRLAEEHQIAVHSVHVAVPSLEDVFLHLTGRKLRD
- a CDS encoding response regulator transcription factor; protein product: MTDILLAEDQAIVRQGIKMMLETERSFTVKGEAENGKEALALREKYHFDLALLDIRMPEMDGLQTAKELLRRFPKMKVLILTTFNDQDYAIQALRLGVHGYLLKDAEANQLIHAIKDCIAGGLQLPGLVAQKVVPELLEKHEKKVIELDHHLTKREIDILSLLGEGKSNKEIAIALSLSAGTIKNHITHMLDKLDLRDRTQLAIYAIRNGLI
- a CDS encoding ABC transporter permease translates to MMDFVKKDIILLLRDRTELMVMILMPFVLMVILGFALGGVMGVNNTGVDINVGLIDKDNEEQGQKQFIDQLQSSPASKGLENAAQTLAPKTILTEVLKEDLNGIVTVQTMKEDDAEEAMAAQEIDAIIIIPKDFTYKTLTNMLLAEKVTSTLEIRKTERAHFQGDIFQTIIEQFTHRMNVEAAIGQIRQKNSVALEVENTRQYETVTDKGPISAMEYYTTGMAVMFAFYVASTIAAMAYHEKNQQVVERILLSGKHPLYFLLGKTFTTIVIVFCQICILLAISSIILQSFQPYDIDMIRNMLLISLVYAITVGSIASLLVALTIRYHEPSISGVFSSGIVSVMALLGGSMIPANSFPEVIQEVGIWTPNGMAMKAYMLVNQGMSISDVFPYITRLLIVTIVILFISLLIFPKRRTQS